A portion of the Corynebacterium occultum genome contains these proteins:
- a CDS encoding PH domain-containing protein produces MDAKNSDTPNVDPQRGADAGQKLGDRQIHAYTAADAGAMTSDKPWELVATSKRLKLVAVILVILIMAVHIFMGVTVGIGYTGAAITPIDQFAFIGVGIIISVAAFLGLSRPRVRVNADGVEVRNLIGSRFYPWTVVYGLSFPKGHRIARLELPEFEYVPVWALQSMDGEQVVRDVAKFRDLEAKYMPQD; encoded by the coding sequence AACGTGGATCCACAGCGCGGTGCAGATGCCGGACAGAAGCTCGGTGACCGCCAGATCCATGCCTACACCGCAGCAGACGCTGGGGCGATGACCAGTGACAAGCCCTGGGAGCTGGTGGCGACCTCCAAGCGACTCAAACTGGTTGCCGTCATCCTGGTGATCCTTATCATGGCGGTCCACATCTTCATGGGTGTCACCGTCGGTATCGGATATACCGGTGCGGCAATCACCCCGATCGACCAGTTCGCCTTCATCGGTGTGGGCATCATCATCTCCGTGGCGGCCTTCCTCGGTCTCTCCCGCCCCCGGGTGCGGGTAAACGCCGACGGTGTTGAGGTCCGTAACCTCATCGGTTCCCGTTTCTACCCCTGGACCGTGGTCTACGGTCTCTCCTTCCCCAAGGGGCACCGTATCGCCCGCCTGGAGCTGCCGGAGTTTGAGTACGTTCCGGTGTGGGCGCTGCAGTCCATGGATGGCGAGCAGGTGGTCCGGGACGTCGCGAAGTTCCGTGACCTCGAAGCCAAGTACATGCCCCAGGACTAG